In the Malus domestica chromosome 16, GDT2T_hap1 genome, one interval contains:
- the LOC103402574 gene encoding MLP-like protein 43: protein MSNSSKVETSVEIKSEANRFHEFFARTPYEICNISPDKVPSHKLLEGEWGKVGCVFLWDYIEDGKPTFSKELTEAIDDVNHSVTFTVLEGNPLDRYKSFKITLQVTPKLGVHDEGSVVNLVLQYEKLHDGVPDPQLQLQLAVVLVKETDNFLTQE, encoded by the exons ATGTCAAATTCTAGCAAGGTGGAGACGAGTGTTGAAATCAAGTCTGAAGCAAACAGGTTCCATGAATTCTTCGCACGAACACCATACGAAATATGCAACATCAGCCCCGACAAAGTTCCGAGTCATAAATTACTTGAAGGTGAATGGGGTAAAGTGGGTTGTGTCTTCTTGTGGGATTATATTGAAG ATGGGAAACCAACTTTTTCCAAGGAGTTAACTGAAGCCATAGACGATGTAAATCATTCGGTGACTTTCACAGTGCTTGAAGGAAACCCTCTAGATCGATACAAGAGCTTTAAGATCACTTTACAAGTTACTCCAAAATTAGGCGTTCATGATGAGGGCAGCGTGGTGAATTTGGTCTTACAATATGAAAAGCTACATGATGGGGTTCCGGATCCCCAACTTCAGCTCCAGTTAGCTGTTGTTCTTGTTAAGGAGACTGACAATTTCCTCACCCAAGAATAA
- the LOC103403208 gene encoding inositol diphosphatase DSP3-like codes for MTNNDNVLEPPINFSMVDEGVFRSGFPQLSNFPFLQSLQLRSIIYLCPEPYPEESLEFLPSQGIRLFQFGIEGKKERSTSPLIPAETISEALKVLVEIENHPVLIHCKCGKHRTGCLVGCLRKFQNWCLSSALEEYQRFAGEKSRGTDLRFIETFDVLGPRGDAFTALSAIIIKLMLPERGGCCTNKSCKPINPR; via the exons atgaccAACAACGACAACGTTTTGGAGCCGCCCATCAATTTCTCGATGGTGGATGAGGGCGTATTCCGATCAGGCTTCCCGCAGCTGTCAAACTTCCCATTCCTCCAATCCCTTCAACTCCGTTCCATTATCTATCTCTGCCCTG AGCCCTACCCGGAGGAGAGTTTGGAGTTTCTTCCGTCGCAAGGCATTCGGCTCTTCCAGTTCGGAATCGAGGGCAAGAAGGAGCGGTCTACGTCTCCGCTGATTCCAGCAGAGACTATCTCCGAGGCACTGAAAGTTTTGGTTGAAATTGAGAATCATCCGGTGTTGATCCACTGCAAATGCGGCAAGCATCGGACTGGTTGTCTGGTGGGTTGCCTGAGGAAATTTCAGAATTGGTGTTTGTCTTCGGCGTTAGAGGAGTACCAGCGGTTTGCCGGCGAAAAATCTAGGGGGACGGATTTGAGATTTATCGAGACGTTTGACGTATTGGGCCCCAGGGGGGATGCCTTCACGGCATTGTCCGCCATTATTATTAAGCTTATGCTTCCGGAAAGAGGCGGTTGTTGTACAAACAAGAGTTGCAAACCCATAAACCCTAGGTGA